Genomic DNA from Salinibacter pepae:
GAGGACGATGCCGGCGAAGACCCCGAGGGCGATCAGGATCTGACGCACCACACGACGATTCATGGCAAATGGGGGGCAAGACGGGGGGCTGGCGAGATTGTACGGCGCGGACGGGTCGGGCCTCCTCACCCACAATGTCCACCCGTACTTGTTAAGATCGGCCACCCCACCCGTCTTTGTCAAGGCCGGCGCCTACACCAGCCGCTTGCTCCGAAGGCACCGCTTCAGCCATTTCTTCTTGCGCCTCAGCAATTTCAGGCTCATGTCGGACTGGGCCTTGCGGAAGCGATCCTTGGCCTTGGCGTGCACATCGCGCATGTGGACGTCCATCCCGCGGTTCTGCAGCGCGTAGGCCACCTGCGTCGCAAGTTCCGAGCATTCCTGACGGAGCTCCTCCTCCTGCGCCGAGAGGTCGAGCGTATCGGAGCCCGACTCCTCAAAGGGCTGGCGCTGCACCTGGAGGTTGGAGTCCCGTCCGTTGTCTTCCAACTCCAGCCGGTGGGTCTCGATTTCCCCCTCGTTGACGCCCGTCAGCGCCCACTCGGAGCGATCGTCGGTCTGCTCGGACTTTTCCGGCGAGGTGCCCTCTTCCGTCCGCCGGCGGAGGCCCTCCTGCACCTCCCGCGTCATCCAGGCCAGCGTTTCGGAGAGGCCCAGGTCGCCGGACGTGAACACGTCGCACACGTTGGCGTCCTCGTCCCACGCGTCGTAGTACCGCATGCCCCGAAAAATCTGCTGCAGCGTCTTGGAGCGGGCGCTCACGAGGTCGAGCTTGGCGATGACGCTGATGGTTTTGATGTCGGTGCCTTCCCCAATCATGTCCACCTGCACCATCACGTCCACCTCGCCCTGGCGGTAGGCCTCCAGGCGCTCCGCCCGCTCGTCGCGCGGCACGTCCTGCCCGATGCGGGTGGCGCTGAGCCAGCCGTAGCGCCGCTCCATGAAGTCGAGCACGTCGGCGGCGTGGCGGTTGCTCATGCAGGTGACGAGCATCTGGTGGTTGCGTCCGTCCTCGGCACCGATCTGGCCGGCCCGCTTCTTCTGGAGGCGCCCCACGGCCGGGCCCAGCAGCG
This window encodes:
- a CDS encoding DEAD/DEAH box helicase codes for the protein MSVSSVSAANLPGLDPAEDFSFRDGQRAFLAKLAKAYQEGRTDHLGVFVPGYGKTLTALASFAVARAMGVSDTLVVFVPRSNLQEQYADADEMARMLRWIGAPRMPFCVADADRVFVKNPEIPIVIATYQYACGESGTRDLQRYCNQGAPLFVLDEIHHLPEEGTWSQAVGRLPYDSLIGLSGTPLRSDGQPLFGVPHDVVAGDDGREQLHYRALHEVSLRDAHAEGQILKRIEAHVIDYTITMVEEDTGEEVEVSLGELRDEVGRDTSHLDRYFARRSLRFHDVYLDTLLGPAVGRLQKKRAGQIGAEDGRNHQMLVTCMSNRHAADVLDFMERRYGWLSATRIGQDVPRDERAERLEAYRQGEVDVMVQVDMIGEGTDIKTISVIAKLDLVSARSKTLQQIFRGMRYYDAWDEDANVCDVFTSGDLGLSETLAWMTREVQEGLRRRTEEGTSPEKSEQTDDRSEWALTGVNEGEIETHRLELEDNGRDSNLQVQRQPFEESGSDTLDLSAQEEELRQECSELATQVAYALQNRGMDVHMRDVHAKAKDRFRKAQSDMSLKLLRRKKKWLKRCLRSKRLV